From Sphingopyxis sp. USTB-05, the proteins below share one genomic window:
- a CDS encoding dicarboxylate/amino acid:cation symporter, translating to MTDLLRRWFAVPLWQRVLGAMVVGVLLGLLWPAATGAIAFIGELFVRVFRMLVVPIVFISIASGVTALADPRKLGSVGARTVGLFAATTFCAVSIGMIVGLLLEPGQGAALGNAVPHALGEAKSLHDQLIGIVPVNIVQALVEGDMLAIIFFSILFGFGVILAGEAGRPMADLLQSAGQVLFQLVRIVMEITPFGVLALIAKAVADNGVAVFANIGWLAVGVAVGVILQILIVHLPLIALVARRPVLRFYRTIVDALAVAFSTASSAATLPVALRIALEDLRIAPGVAKTVLPIGASIGKDGTAMYVGLLSIFALQAVGVEPDLSMLAIVLLTGALAAFGTAPIPSASLFMLAAVLSAVGVSAEQTALVVGFVLPFDRLLDMTRTVASASANLTVTSVVARWENAVEPEGKA from the coding sequence ATGACAGACTTGCTTCGTCGCTGGTTCGCCGTGCCGCTGTGGCAACGCGTATTGGGCGCGATGGTCGTCGGCGTGCTGCTGGGACTTTTGTGGCCTGCCGCGACCGGCGCGATCGCCTTCATCGGCGAATTGTTCGTGCGCGTGTTCCGGATGCTCGTCGTCCCGATCGTCTTCATCAGCATTGCATCGGGCGTTACCGCGCTCGCCGACCCGCGCAAGCTGGGCTCGGTCGGCGCGCGGACGGTCGGGCTGTTCGCCGCAACCACCTTTTGCGCGGTGTCGATCGGCATGATCGTCGGCCTGCTGCTCGAACCCGGACAGGGCGCCGCGCTCGGCAACGCCGTCCCCCACGCGCTGGGCGAGGCCAAGTCGCTGCACGACCAGTTGATCGGCATCGTGCCGGTCAATATCGTGCAGGCGCTGGTCGAGGGCGACATGCTCGCGATCATCTTCTTTTCCATCCTCTTCGGCTTCGGCGTCATCCTTGCGGGCGAGGCGGGGCGGCCGATGGCCGATCTGCTGCAATCGGCGGGGCAAGTGCTGTTCCAGTTGGTGCGCATCGTCATGGAGATCACCCCTTTTGGCGTGCTCGCACTGATCGCAAAGGCGGTCGCCGATAATGGCGTCGCGGTGTTCGCCAACATCGGCTGGCTGGCGGTCGGGGTCGCAGTCGGCGTGATCCTGCAGATATTGATCGTCCATCTGCCACTGATCGCCTTAGTCGCGCGGCGGCCCGTCCTCCGCTTCTATCGCACCATCGTCGACGCGTTGGCGGTCGCTTTTTCGACCGCATCCTCGGCCGCCACCCTGCCCGTCGCACTGCGCATCGCGCTGGAAGATCTGCGGATAGCGCCCGGGGTCGCCAAGACCGTGCTGCCGATCGGCGCGAGCATCGGCAAGGATGGCACCGCCATGTATGTCGGACTGCTCAGCATCTTTGCATTGCAGGCGGTCGGCGTCGAACCCGACCTGTCGATGCTGGCGATCGTTCTGCTCACCGGCGCGCTCGCCGCCTTTGGCACTGCGCCGATCCCGTCGGCGTCGCTGTTCATGCTTGCGGCGGTCCTCTCCGCCGTCGGCGTGTCGGCCGAACAGACCGCGCTGGTCGTCGGCTTCGTCCTGCCCTTTGACCGGCTGCTGGACATGACGCGTACCGTCGCAAGCGCGAGCGCGAACCTGACGGTCACAAGCGTCGTCGCGCGCTGGGAAAATGCGGTCGAGCCGGAGGGCAAGGCGTGA